CGCGATCCCATCGTTGATGGCTTCCACGGCCCGTTCGAGGCTAAAAAGACCCGTCATAAGAATGCGAACGGTTCTCGGATCGTGATTTTTGACCCATTCTAGAAAGGGAATTCCCTGAAGACCGGGTAATTGCTGGTCGCAGATGACAACTTCAATGTGGTTGCGCAGACAGGTTTCGCGCGCTTCCTCGGCGGATTCCGCCAGATAAACCTGGTAGTCGGAGGCCAATGTGGTCCGGGCCATGTTTCTGAGCACGGGTTCGTCGTCAACGATTAAAACCGTACTTTTGTGACGGTTATCCGTACTCACCTCTGCACACGCCCCGCTTAAGTTCTGTCACGAGATTGGTCGATAATGACTAGCCCAAGAGGATTATAACTTACTACTTTCGACTTGTATCGAAATAAAACCCGCGTCCCGGTAATTTGGAGAAAGCTCTCGGCCTAAACTCGGTTTAATATGGCGAGCTGTGGAGATCTGACTGAGTTTACATGGATTTCGAGTGCAAGATATTGAAGTCCGTGTGTATAATTAGAGATCTTGTGACGAGGGGCACGACCGGTAAATCTCGCTAGACCAGTCGTTATAAATGTTAGAATCGGAAATATTTTCCTTTTTTGACATTTCCTTCTTGATCAGTATTTGGCTTTCAACTACAATCACTCGTCGCTAAAGGTTGTTTTATTGTTACAGGGGTTAGTGGTGACTCGGCCGGGACGGGTGTAATTTTCCGTCTGATTTGACATATTCGAAATTGTCTAAATCTTAACGGCAACGCAAGGAGGTGTTGTTTGGACCGAGCTGACAAAGGGGATTCGGAGATATCTGAATCCTCTCAGGTGATTCCGTCCGATTGGTCGGAATTGCCACCGTGGCAGGAACTCGCGGAAGGCCAGATCCCCGAAGATTTATTAGATTCAAAGCAGAATCGAAGGGGAAAAAAACGTATGAAGTCAGCGAGGAAAAAACGAGCTTCCACTGCTGCCGCCACTCTGAGTGAAACACCTCTGACCGCATTCTCATCGGACTTATTGACACCCGAGGAAGAACGCGAGCTTTTGAGTGGTTTCTGGGACTGCAAGACGGAACTAGTTAGACTGCTGATTCGTAGCTATCCGGAACTGCGTGCGAACCGACCACCTCTCGAACCTTGGCCTATGGCCCAGTTTATCCGAGAATATTGCGAAGAAAAGAAGCTGCTTGACCTGCCGACGATCTACCGGCTCTATGACCGTTACGTTCGCTTCAAGCATCGTCTGGCTTCAGCGAACATTCGTCTGGCCGCTCACGTGGCTAAACGCTTCCGCCATCATAGTTTGAGCTATGCTGACCTGCTTCAAGAAGCGGTCTGCGGTCTCATGCAGGCGATCGACCGCTTCGACGTCAGTCATGGCACTCGCTTGGCTACCTATGCCACCTGGTGGATTCGTCAGACTCTCCAGATTGCCGTGGCTCGCCAGAGTCACTTAGTCAGCCTGTCGCCGCACCACTTGCAAGAGTTGGGGCTGTTGCAGCAGGAATCGGAAGCTTTGGCTCACGGAGGCAAGCACTTGCCCAGCCCGCAGGAGCTGGCGAGTCGAACCGGCAGCAGCCTGGAGCACTTGACTCACCTGCAGACGGCCACTCGCACTCCGGTTTCCTTGAACGCGGTTCTCGATGACGACAGCGATTTCAAGCTAACTGAAGCGATGCCGGACAATCAAAGCAGCACACTGCAGAACAACAATGAGCGTCAGGAAGCTCTCGGATTCCTGATGGAGAATCTGCGACCTCGCGAACGTAAAGTGCTCGACCTGCGATTTGGTCTGACCGGCAATGGCACTCATAGCCTCCGCCAGATCGGACACCTGCTGCGGATTTCCAAGGAACGGGTTCGCCAGATTCAGAACCGCGCTCTGGAAAAACTCCGGGCATCGGCCGAACGAGTGGGTTGGGAACCCAGCCTGCTGCTCGACTAATTTGCTGGCCGCATTCTAGACTTGAAGCCGCGAGGATTCTCTCGCGGCTTTTTTCGTATGGCAAAACGGTGATTTTCGCGAGATTTTTTTCTGGCGCGCTATTGTCTGGGTGGGCAGGCGCCATAACATACATGATTCCTAAAGATTAAGCGATCGAGGTGTATCATGAAAGTGCGATCTTCCGTGAAGCGCATTTGTGATAAATGTAAGCTGATTAAACGTAAAGGGATCGTTCGCGTAATCTGCGAAGACCCGCGACACAAACAACGTCAAGGCTAATCAGGAGCATCACAAGATGCCGCGTATTCAAGGTGTTGACATACCCAACGATAAGCCAACTCATATCGCACTGCGATATTTGCAGGGTATTGGTCCAACCACCGCATTGAGATTGTGCGAGCAGGCCAACATCGATCCCCAGAGACGAGCTCGGGAATTGAATGATGACGATATCGCGAGAATTGCCACGCTATTGGAACGCGATTATCTGGTGGAAGGTGCTCTGCGTCGTACGAACGCCCAAAATATTGCGCGTTTGAAAGAC
The genomic region above belongs to Telmatocola sphagniphila and contains:
- a CDS encoding sigma-70 family RNA polymerase sigma factor, which translates into the protein MKSARKKRASTAAATLSETPLTAFSSDLLTPEEERELLSGFWDCKTELVRLLIRSYPELRANRPPLEPWPMAQFIREYCEEKKLLDLPTIYRLYDRYVRFKHRLASANIRLAAHVAKRFRHHSLSYADLLQEAVCGLMQAIDRFDVSHGTRLATYATWWIRQTLQIAVARQSHLVSLSPHHLQELGLLQQESEALAHGGKHLPSPQELASRTGSSLEHLTHLQTATRTPVSLNAVLDDDSDFKLTEAMPDNQSSTLQNNNERQEALGFLMENLRPRERKVLDLRFGLTGNGTHSLRQIGHLLRISKERVRQIQNRALEKLRASAERVGWEPSLLLD
- the rpsM gene encoding 30S ribosomal protein S13; translation: MPRIQGVDIPNDKPTHIALRYLQGIGPTTALRLCEQANIDPQRRARELNDDDIARIATLLERDYLVEGALRRTNAQNIARLKDIGCYRGFRHRRNLPCRGQRTKTNARTRKGPRKTVAGKKGVKELR
- the rpmJ gene encoding 50S ribosomal protein L36 is translated as MKVRSSVKRICDKCKLIKRKGIVRVICEDPRHKQRQG